The stretch of DNA TAAGAGTCTAAGAgagtaaacattattaaaggGACTGCATTTGCTCTCACTCATATGCACCATCATTGCACTCCACCCATTGTCCATCGAGATGTAACTAGTACCAATGTTTTGTTGACTTCAAATTTAGAGGTTTGTCTATCAGATTTTGGTACAGCTAAACTACTTTCTTCTGATTCATCTAATCAAACTCTATTAGCTGGCACTCCCAGATACGTTGCCCCAGGTAAAACTgtattttattctcttatttatttattatttaaatgtcATAGTAACCTATTTAATGTTTGAATATATTGTAGAACTGGCTTACACCATCAACGTGACAACAAAATGTGAACAAAATGTGATGTTTATAGCTTTGGAGTGGTGGCTTTAGAAACAATAATGGGAGAACATCCTAAGGAACTACTTTCCAATATGTCAAAACCATCTCCTCCAAAGATCATGATCAAAGATGTATTGGATTCACGTATCCCATTGCCCTTTCTTCGAAAAGACATGCAGGATATTGTACTTGTTCTAACATTAGCATTGGCATGCTTGCATCCCAACCCAAAATCAAGACCTTCAATGCAGGACATAGCTAATGAGCTTTTGTTTTCAAAGTCGCCATTGCTTTGGCATTTTGATGGTATTTCAATTCACCAACTTGTAAATCAAGAAATATACGCAATAGGTAAAAATTAGGAggttttttaatcatattttcttaGGTGATTGCCCTAATTTTATGTATGAAAGCCATCTTCTGTTTTGTTTTCAACTGGGTATGCCTTCcagttcaaatttttttatgtattttcgcCTTGTATTATGATTTTTATCACTTATAGCATTCCCTTTCAAATTATGCAGTTTGCTCACTCAAATAACTAAATCTTAATGGTAACCAATATTATGTGGGGCTTTCAAATAGAAAGTTTATGAATCATCAACCTACCTGAAATCAtacattagatatttttttttgtctaatatTATATAGAACATGCAAAAAACTTGAAACTTCGgaaaaactttattaacaattCATAGGATGAGTTAGACTTAAccattttgttttaaatttaacaaGAGTATAAAACATCCATGCTGAAGAAACAATGACAGTTTCTCAAGCCGGACTAATTGAATTTCTAATAAGAAAGTCCAAATAACGGTGGTGAAGACTGAAAAAACTGCCATTGTTTACACAACCAATCAGGCAAGCAGTAATCCACACACTGTAATCCTAAACCAGTAATAAACTACGACAAATTATTTTGGAGAGGAATAGGTTGTCTACCGGGCCACGATTCTATCTTTTGGAAATACTTGGGGGGTACAACTCCATCAAAACCTTCTGTCAAGATAACCTTGTTGTCAGAAATGAAAAGCTTCATACCTTCTGCAATAAGATTGCAAAAGGAATATATCTTTAGTTACTATCATCAACAAACAACTAAGAAGTTCAGCATTTCAAGAATTGTGATTGGAATATTATCATACCCTCCAATGCTTTTCTAACATCTAAAAAGATCAGAACATTTACATCTCGCCTCATACCTGGGAATCAAAATAGAAAACTAGGTAAGAAATCAAGGACAAAAACTAAGTAATCAAACTTAACTAGAAATGGTTGCATACAAGGGAATAACTAAAACTAAAGGGATGCTAGATGTAGTTATTCAATAGAAAAAATATCCTCAAGAAATTGAGTAAAATAGTCCAAGCAAATACTTTAATATCCATAAAAATATCTCATGTTACACTGATTGCTAAGAAGAGATTTCCAATCAATTGCCACCACCACCCCCAACAAATGATAAAGGGTAAATAAATGCTTAAAAATGCAAACCATTATTAGTTATGCTACTTATGAGGGCAATATTGAATGGCTTAATTGCATTATTGATTTACTAATAAAGAAGTGAAGTTTACAGGCATTTTGTTCCAAGTAACCAGTTTATTCAGACTTTGGATCATTGactaattattatttgaattacttTCATGTTAACATGTTTAGTGATTATATAATACCAGGCTCTTGTAAATAAGCACAAGTAAAGAGTAAAGACATATCCAAATTCCAAAGTTAAAATACTTAAGTGGTTAATCACAATAGACAAGACATCAGTATTCCTTTGCTACTGTATAACATAACTGCCAGCCTTAATACTGCAGAAGGAAAATGACCATGCCTAAATAAATCTAAATGAATTTTTGATAGCTAATCACATTACCACTTATTATTTCTCCATCTGTTGGTAAACCACAAGAGAAATGAACATGCAATCTCTTCATGCGCTTGAGGCCGGATTCTAGAATTGAATCCAAGTTTTTTCTGTAGGTTCCGTGCACGCAAACTGCATATGGTagcaaaatcaagaaaaaacaaaaaatagaaagtgGGGGAGAAGAAAAATAACCATTTGGAGAATATGACTCACAAGGACAGCAAAGTTAACAGAAATACAGCTCCATTGATTATTCACCTGGAACTTCTTCAGCTGAAAGGATTGGTTTCAACAAGCTTTCAGTTTCAACAGTCTGCAGATCAAAAGTTAATCATGTATTTTAGTTACTCCACAAACAATCAATTTAACATAAAGTGACATGAGAACATCTACGTAATATTCATTTCAGAGCACAGATCCAATTACTTAAGGTTTGAaggttttttaaaaaacttcaaaagaaatttaaatgtcTCAACATTCAACTAAAACAGAACAGTTTACCGTTATTGTATGGCCTTGGTTAGCTCGTATAAGTAGCTCCCCATTCTCTTCTATAAGGCTGAAGCGCTGCTTATTGTCCTTTCGAACAGCCTGAGAATAAACAAGAGATCATTTAGAATAAAAGGTCTTCAGTTAATACTTAATTCATATGAAAATAGAAGACATTAAAATCTTAACTTCAGGGACTAAATAAACACAAATAAATAGCATATAGATACAGTCTacagaaaaagataaaaaaaagtcgTTATAAATACAATAACAATTCATGAAAAAAGATAAGCCACGGATATTATGTAGCAGTAAGTAAAGAATTAAGAGTGGGATACACTTGACCAGCTACAATCAACATGCCAATCCTATCCGATTCATTCAACTAATGATTTATACTATTGTTAGTTGCAGAAAGATGGATCAAGAAATTCTGAAAACCATATTCTGACTGCTTTTACAAGATCAAACTAGTATCACTCTGCAACAAAAGATTTAGAAAAGGAAATTCTATACAGAGGATACAGGAATAAAAAGCTAAATAGAATAACAAGTTGAAAATGTCGATAGACACAATACAATAAAATGTATTTATCTTGTATGCTAAACAAGAAGTGGTCTCGAAGTTTTTGTCTTGTATCTATAATGtgactattttctattttgctaTTTTCCCCAAACCAAATGCTTCTCCAAAATGCAACACAATAATCCAAATTACAATAGAAATGGCAATGATAACAAAGaacaaacaagaaataaaaaaatatatgaataattaaaCTGACCTCCCTAACATCATCAATATTGTGGGATCTTAATGGAATATTAGCAAATGTCTTCATATTCAGCTTTAGCAGATCATTAACTTTGACATAACCATCACTTCGCATATCTAAGTTCAATTCAGATGCCATATGACGCAAAATCCTCGTCCTGCAGGTATTACCAGagaaacatacaaaaatcactaactttgaccttagaaagaaaaagggtgatatataatatttagtacATTGCATAAACCATACATACTAATTTCCTATGAGTAGTTGCTCTACACAAGATAGTTTACACTTTATAAAATAGTTCATTTTATTAGAAAGACAAATAAAGTACATAAAATTTTCTCCAAAACTTGTTTTGATGGACTACAATTACAAGAAATCGAGAACTATcccacaaaaacaaaaattgagagaaaataaTGAGCAAAGAGCAAATTAGTGCTTACAGGAGCCTACCAAGAGCGTCAATTTTATCCTTCCCGGAGCTGCCACCACCACCACGGCCACTGCCACGTCCTCTTGTTCTTTCCCTGTCGTTCCTCATGTCAAAAGAACTTCCTCTTCCACCACTGCCACTCAAAAGCCCAAAAATGGCATCAGTTAAAGGCATAAAACTTTAAGCTTCATTCACTAGAAAAACCTACCATTATCATACAAAAGTAAAAGGAAGAGGAAttaaaaaacaacaaagaagcaaaaattaGGAAATTTGAGCTAAACACAATGATTTTGAGCAAGCTTCAACAGCAAGACGCAAAAGAAACGAATTTTAATTCGATAATAGCTATAAAGAAGGATAATTGTTtgttggagagagagagagagaacctgGAAGAGGAGTGAGCGTaggaggagaaggaagaggtaTTGGGGTTTCTGCttttgttgttcattgttggAGGAAAGTAAGAGGAGGAAGACGGagagaataagagagaagaCGGTGATGTAACGGAAACAGAAACGGTGAGACGTGGAAGTAAGAGGCGGCAGTGGCGCAAAACAAGGATAGTGCTGTCGCTCACCGAAGCAAACATGGATGGATATTTGATTGATGCAGCAGAAACTAAACGATGAAGAGCGTATAGGAATATGAGCTGAGCTGAGCGGAACTGAGCTGAGCTGAGCGGAACTGAGCCGAGCCGAGCTGGCTTCTcaaatttccaaaaataaacCCAGAGAATTTTCGAACACTTATGTTAAGGGTATACAATACGGCCTAGTAAAAGTTAGTTCCAGTTGTGTGCTAAATCGGTAATGAGATGCCGAAAGTGGCCTAACTAGATTCAAACCAAAAGAGATCCAAATTTGACCAAAATGGAGTATATTTGGGAAACCTTCATTAGCTCCCTCGAAATTTAAACTTAAATGAATGAAAACAAAATGAGCAAAGgaacaaaaattaaatgaataaacaaataaataaataagctcTCCTAGTTTCTGCCATCAATAAAAGTTGGTAAGCAACAGCATATTATCTTTCTATGCAACTGAATATAAGCATATCCACTGAAATCTAAAGACCAAAGCAGAGAGATAACAAATAAGTAAAACCCAAAATCACATCCACTCAAAACTTAAGAGAACATGTGATAATGACATTGAAGAAATATTAAAccaaatataaaattgataatgacaatcaacaaagaattaaATAGCAAGTATTTCCTTCTTTCATCGCTGTCTTAGTTCCTTAAAACTCTCTGgtttgctcatcaattttacAGTGATAAACTAAAAGTCATTAAGAGAGACAAAAATCTGTTTAGTCAAGAAGGTAAAAACAATACAAATTTAAGCTAGATAAGTAACAAGGATCAAATTCTTTGTAACATTACATGCATATTTAAACCAAATGCCTATTTCTGCTATTGACTACTAGNNNNNNNNNNNNNNNNNNNNNNNNNNNNNNNNNNNNNNNNNNNNNNNNNNNNNNNNNNNNNNNNNNNNNNNNNNNNNNNNNNNNNNNNNNNNNNNNNNNNNNNNNNNNNNNNNNNNNNNNNNNNNNNNNNNNNNNNNNNNNNNNNNNNNNNNNNNNNNNNNNNNTTACAGTGGTGATATCACTCAGATGCatgtcaataaaaaataaagaaccacAGCAACACACAAAACAGCACCACAGCAGAAGctcattcaaaaaaatatcacaaCACACAAAAATAGCAACACAGCAGAACTAGAGCTCATTAGTAATCaaataatcattcaataaaaattaaaacacaaaacattCAAATATTTAGTAATCAAATAATCATTAAACatggcataaataaaaaatgcagaAGAAATTAGCAATGAACTGACCTTCGAAGtctaggattttttttgttgagCTTCTGCTCTCTGAGCTCGAAGGAAGGAAACTGGAATGGAGAAGGATTTTTCTTCTAAGTAGTTTGAGAAGAGGGGCAGAATCTTGACGGATACATAGGCCAGGTGACGAACATGACTGGGGCAGAATCGTGACGGAGACAGAGGCCAGGCGACGAACACAACTCAGAAGACGGTGGTGGGTTGGAAGAATCTGCGACGACCAGACGAAGACGATGGTGACTGAGCGCCCGACGGACGGCGGCAGGAGCACGATGGAGCAGATGAATACCAGGAACTGACGCGCCGAGGtcgaggaagaagaagctgcgattcttgaaggaggaagaagctAGGGTTTCTGTTTCAACTTCCTTTTTTGATTTGGGGAGAAGCTGTTAAGATAGGGGTATTTAAAAGgtatttttgtctaatcaaaTAAAGGAATGATGTTTAAGtctttttgtaaaattaaataaataaatattttttatctttatttaattaaaaggttGTTTTAGTAAAAGTGAtgacatattatatatttaaaaaaaattaaatgctgacGTGGAAAATAAATTCTACATGTCTTATTGTTATTTGTCCATATTTTAAACGTATTGGTACGTATGAATTTATCATCATACCGTAGCAAACACCTAAAATTAATAGTGTTtttaaaggttttttttttaatggaatAACAAGGTCACACACACTATGATAGCAAGGTGGTGCGTGTTTTCCAAATTCCAACGTTCCGGAAATATGGAACCGTTTTAGTTTACTGTTCTAACCAATTTATCGGTAGTTTAgccgttttataataaaataataaataaaatataaataaacacatttaaaataacaaaaattgtcAATA from Arachis duranensis cultivar V14167 chromosome 4, aradu.V14167.gnm2.J7QH, whole genome shotgun sequence encodes:
- the LOC107485037 gene encoding uncharacterized protein LOC107485037 isoform X1 — protein: MFASVSDSTILVLRHCRLLLPRLTVSVSVTSPSSLLFSPSSSSYFPPTMNNKSRNPNTSSFSSYAHSSSSGGRGSSFDMRNDRERTRGRGSGRGGGGSSGKDKIDALGRLLTRILRHMASELNLDMRSDGYVKVNDLLKLNMKTFANIPLRSHNIDDVREAVRKDNKQRFSLIEENGELLIRANQGHTITTVETESLLKPILSAEEVPVCVHGTYRKNLDSILESGLKRMKRLHVHFSCGLPTDGEIISGMRRDVNVLIFLDVRKALEEGMKLFISDNKVILTEGFDGVVPPKYFQKIESWPGRQPIPLQNNLS
- the LOC107485037 gene encoding uncharacterized protein LOC107485037 isoform X2, which encodes MRNDRERTRGRGSGRGGGGSSGKDKIDALGRLLTRILRHMASELNLDMRSDGYVKVNDLLKLNMKTFANIPLRSHNIDDVREAVRKDNKQRFSLIEENGELLIRANQGHTITTVETESLLKPILSAEEVPVCVHGTYRKNLDSILESGLKRMKRLHVHFSCGLPTDGEIISGMRRDVNVLIFLDVRKALEEGMKLFISDNKVILTEGFDGVVPPKYFQKIESWPGRQPIPLQNNLS